From Deinococcus planocerae, one genomic window encodes:
- a CDS encoding YihY/virulence factor BrkB family protein, which yields MKLKLADLFPLIREAALAFGQDKAPRLAAAVAYYSIFAIAPMLFFALAVASGLLANVNVQERLFEFLGQNLNESAVEFVQGILPQGSQLRQSSLWASVLGFGTLFMGATGLFVQVQDALNTLWGAEPGPLGGVWNVVKARLKAFALILGFGVVIIAFLIGNTYLSAVAQDLGDTIGAGAFFVRLMTLVVGLGVLTLVFAAVFKVLPNVRLQWREVWVGSVVTAALFTLGQLAISWYLGRFAPGSAFGVAGSLVVLLLWIYYSAMIFFFGAEVTWVYSQKYGSGAGGAVSVTKKEELIAKGAALDPTPSEQEREGLERAAEQGKPIAGRWGRMLTERPHLPRVLPQVPTRAQGRVVPTVRASLWNALTALLAVPAVVLLRVLGLTGGRRR from the coding sequence GTGAAGCTCAAGCTCGCGGACCTCTTTCCCCTGATCCGGGAGGCCGCACTCGCCTTCGGACAGGACAAGGCCCCCCGGCTGGCGGCGGCGGTGGCCTACTACTCGATTTTCGCCATCGCGCCCATGCTGTTTTTCGCCCTGGCGGTCGCCAGCGGGCTGCTCGCCAACGTGAACGTGCAAGAGCGGCTCTTCGAGTTCCTGGGCCAGAACCTCAACGAGAGCGCCGTGGAGTTCGTGCAGGGCATCCTGCCGCAGGGCAGCCAGCTCCGGCAGTCGAGCCTCTGGGCGAGCGTGCTGGGCTTCGGGACCCTCTTCATGGGGGCCACGGGCCTGTTCGTGCAGGTGCAAGACGCCCTGAACACCCTCTGGGGCGCCGAGCCCGGACCGCTGGGCGGGGTGTGGAACGTCGTCAAGGCGCGGCTCAAGGCCTTCGCGCTGATCCTGGGCTTCGGGGTGGTGATCATCGCCTTCCTGATCGGCAACACGTACCTCTCCGCGGTTGCGCAAGACCTCGGGGACACCATCGGGGCCGGGGCCTTTTTCGTGCGGCTGATGACGCTGGTCGTGGGGCTGGGCGTGCTCACGCTGGTGTTCGCCGCCGTGTTCAAGGTGCTGCCCAACGTGCGGCTCCAGTGGCGGGAGGTCTGGGTGGGCAGCGTCGTGACCGCCGCGCTCTTCACGCTGGGGCAGCTCGCCATCAGTTGGTACCTGGGCCGCTTCGCGCCGGGCAGCGCCTTCGGGGTGGCGGGGTCCCTGGTCGTGCTGCTGCTGTGGATCTACTACTCGGCCATGATCTTTTTCTTCGGGGCGGAGGTGACCTGGGTGTACTCGCAAAAGTACGGCTCGGGGGCGGGCGGCGCCGTCAGCGTGACCAAGAAAGAGGAGCTGATCGCCAAGGGAGCCGCGCTCGACCCCACCCCCAGCGAGCAGGAGCGCGAGGGCCTGGAGCGCGCCGCTGAGCAGGGCAAACCCATCGCCGGACGCTGGGGCCGGATGCTGACCGAACGGCCCCACCTCCCCCGCGTGCTGCCCCAGGTCCCCACCCGCGCCCAGGGCCGCGTGGTGCCCACCGTGCGCGCCTCGCTGTGGAACGCGCTCACGGCCCTGCTCGCCGTGCCCGCCGTGGTCCTGCTGCGGGTCCTGGGCCTGACGGGCGGGCGGCGAAGGTAG
- a CDS encoding thioesterase family protein produces the protein MRPIPPGFAQTLTVTVTEEMTVRFEQLGPVHPVYATYWMTRHFEEAGRLVILPFLEDGEGGLGTAVEVRHTASALPGMTVTVTATCERVEGRRVFCTLRAISELGDEIGHGTTTQVVLPQERIDANFGSLRERWAARRG, from the coding sequence ATGCGCCCCATCCCGCCCGGCTTCGCCCAGACCCTCACCGTCACCGTCACAGAAGAGATGACCGTGCGCTTCGAGCAACTCGGCCCCGTCCACCCCGTCTACGCGACCTACTGGATGACCCGCCACTTCGAGGAGGCCGGACGCCTGGTGATCCTTCCCTTTCTCGAAGACGGCGAGGGCGGCCTGGGCACGGCGGTCGAGGTCCGGCACACCGCCTCCGCCCTGCCCGGCATGACGGTGACGGTCACGGCCACCTGCGAGCGGGTGGAGGGCCGCCGCGTCTTCTGCACCTTGCGCGCCATCTCCGAGCTGGGCGACGAGATCGGCCACGGCACGACGACCCAGGTGGTGCTGCCCCAGGAGCGGATCGACGCGAACTTCGGGTCGCTGCGGGAGCGGTGGGCGGCGCGGCGGGGGTGA
- a CDS encoding NAD-dependent malic enzyme, translating into MPEARRVSRYYDVRRDEDGHRFLDVNVTGFSLLHIPLLNKSTGFTREERRALGLEGLVPPHTSTLEEQKERTYLRYLQQTTDLEKHEYLRALQDRNEVLFYAIFADHLEEMLPILYTPTVGEAVRIFSHIYRYPRGLSVSTEDIDRVDELLENVPLNDVRMIVATDSSAILGIGDQGFGGMAISIGKLSLYTAAGGVGPDKTLPVELDVGTDRQDLIDDPLYLGVHHQRLTGPQYDEFLDRFVEATAARYPKAIIQWEDFARGTAFRVLERYRRVVPSFNDDIQGTGAMALAGLIGASRLKGEMLHDQVFVVVGAGAGGIGVASAIRQGLMQGGLTYVEANARIFVVDRYGLLVHGQPLEDHQRSFAKHPEDLAGWEVAGEWPTLHETVVNARATALLGLTGVPGLFRQPTVEAMLAHTARPIVFPLSNPTSNVEAQPADVLRWTAGAAIIATGSPFADIEYGGRLYPVGQGNNAFIFPGLGFGAVISRAREITDGMVMEAALTLADETRAHGDRVYPPISHLREISMKVAVRVARRAIDEGVCAERRIRNLTDDELEAFVRRRSWLPKYLPLRKAADARD; encoded by the coding sequence ATGCCCGAAGCCCGCCGCGTCTCCCGCTACTACGACGTTCGGCGCGACGAAGACGGCCACCGTTTCCTCGACGTGAACGTGACCGGCTTCTCGCTGCTGCACATCCCCCTCCTGAACAAGTCCACCGGCTTCACCCGCGAGGAACGCCGCGCCCTGGGGCTGGAGGGCCTGGTCCCCCCCCACACGAGCACCCTGGAGGAGCAGAAGGAACGCACCTACCTCCGTTACCTCCAGCAGACGACCGACCTGGAAAAGCACGAGTACCTGCGCGCCCTGCAAGACCGCAACGAGGTGCTCTTCTACGCGATCTTCGCCGACCACTTAGAGGAGATGCTTCCCATCCTCTATACCCCCACCGTGGGCGAGGCGGTGCGCATCTTCTCCCACATCTACCGCTATCCGCGCGGCCTGTCGGTGAGCACCGAGGACATCGACCGGGTGGACGAACTGCTGGAGAACGTGCCCCTCAACGACGTGCGGATGATCGTGGCGACCGATTCCAGCGCCATCCTCGGCATCGGCGACCAGGGCTTCGGCGGCATGGCGATCTCTATCGGCAAGCTCAGCCTCTACACGGCGGCGGGCGGTGTGGGGCCCGACAAGACGCTGCCCGTCGAGCTGGACGTGGGCACCGACCGCCAGGACCTGATCGACGATCCCCTCTACCTCGGCGTCCACCACCAGCGGCTGACGGGCCCCCAGTACGACGAGTTCCTCGACCGTTTCGTGGAGGCCACCGCCGCACGCTACCCCAAGGCGATCATCCAGTGGGAGGACTTCGCGCGCGGCACGGCCTTCCGGGTGCTGGAGCGCTACCGCCGGGTCGTTCCCAGCTTCAACGACGACATCCAGGGCACCGGGGCGATGGCCCTCGCCGGGCTGATCGGCGCCAGCCGCCTCAAGGGCGAGATGCTGCACGATCAGGTCTTCGTGGTCGTCGGCGCGGGGGCGGGCGGCATCGGCGTGGCGAGCGCGATCCGGCAGGGGCTGATGCAGGGCGGCCTGACCTACGTGGAGGCGAACGCCCGAATCTTCGTGGTGGACCGCTACGGCCTGCTCGTGCACGGCCAGCCCCTCGAAGACCACCAGCGCTCCTTCGCCAAGCACCCGGAAGACCTCGCGGGCTGGGAGGTGGCGGGCGAGTGGCCCACCCTGCACGAGACGGTGGTGAACGCTCGCGCCACCGCCCTCCTCGGCCTGACCGGCGTTCCTGGCCTCTTCCGGCAGCCCACCGTCGAGGCGATGCTCGCCCACACGGCCCGGCCCATCGTCTTCCCCCTCTCCAACCCCACCAGCAACGTCGAGGCCCAGCCCGCCGACGTGCTGCGCTGGACGGCGGGCGCGGCGATCATCGCCACCGGGAGCCCCTTCGCCGACATCGAGTACGGCGGCAGGCTGTACCCGGTCGGGCAGGGGAACAACGCCTTCATCTTCCCGGGCCTGGGCTTCGGCGCCGTCATCAGCCGCGCCCGCGAGATCACCGACGGCATGGTGATGGAGGCGGCCCTGACCCTCGCGGACGAGACGAGGGCGCACGGCGACCGGGTGTACCCGCCCATCAGTCACCTGCGCGAGATCAGCATGAAGGTGGCTGTCCGGGTCGCCCGCCGCGCCATCGACGAGGGGGTGTGCGCCGAGCGCCGCATCCGCAACCTGACGGACGACGAACTCGAGGCGTTCGTCCGCCGCCGCTCGTGGCTGCCGAAGTACCTGCCGCTGCGCAAGGCGGCGGACGCGCGGGACTGA
- a CDS encoding ABC transporter substrate-binding protein, which produces MKHTRTLLPLLLALGAGSAFADKVVSIGYSGPLSGGAAFYGKDVQSGIEMAINELNRAGGVTVKGEKVTFRLVSLDDRYLPNETATNVRRLTSQGINVVFVPHAGGILTVQPLTGRDPNFLLVAYSSEPKILEAKNPMTFMLPPRYDNYLQPFVSTQMKAFGKRLGMVGTTSAYGKQWAEAVTEEWKKQGGTVGANNGVDYSTTVDYSSAVTKALAEKPDVLFIGGPSQPTALVVKAAREQGFKGGFIVMDQAKFEQMDTVVPRAYLNGSVGVLPTKEFPGTQVFVNQYQRAYKKIPTSEAGLNYMGMNVVAKAMELAGTTDDPQAIRAQLNAAAKALPLGKTVYKLTGVTPGGHVDAEFIIASVRDGKYTRLRVNKVYK; this is translated from the coding sequence ATGAAGCACACCCGTACCCTTCTCCCCCTCCTGCTCGCGCTGGGCGCGGGCTCGGCCTTCGCCGACAAGGTGGTGAGCATCGGCTACAGCGGCCCCCTCTCGGGCGGCGCGGCCTTCTACGGCAAGGACGTGCAGAGCGGCATCGAGATGGCGATCAACGAACTCAACCGCGCGGGGGGCGTCACCGTGAAGGGCGAGAAGGTGACCTTCCGGCTCGTGTCGCTCGACGACCGCTACCTTCCCAACGAGACGGCGACGAACGTGCGGCGCCTGACCTCGCAGGGCATCAACGTGGTGTTCGTGCCCCACGCAGGCGGCATCCTGACGGTGCAGCCGCTGACGGGCCGTGACCCCAACTTCCTCCTGGTCGCGTACTCCAGCGAGCCGAAGATCCTGGAGGCCAAGAACCCCATGACCTTCATGCTGCCGCCCCGGTACGACAACTACCTCCAGCCCTTCGTGAGCACCCAGATGAAGGCGTTTGGCAAGCGGCTCGGCATGGTGGGCACCACGAGCGCCTACGGCAAGCAGTGGGCCGAGGCGGTCACCGAGGAGTGGAAGAAGCAGGGCGGCACGGTGGGCGCGAACAACGGGGTGGACTACTCCACCACCGTGGACTACTCCAGCGCGGTGACCAAGGCCCTGGCGGAGAAGCCCGATGTGCTGTTCATCGGCGGGCCCTCGCAGCCCACGGCGCTCGTGGTGAAGGCGGCGCGCGAGCAGGGCTTCAAGGGCGGCTTCATCGTGATGGACCAGGCGAAGTTCGAGCAGATGGACACCGTGGTGCCGCGCGCCTACCTCAACGGCTCGGTCGGCGTGCTGCCCACCAAGGAGTTCCCGGGCACCCAGGTCTTCGTGAACCAGTACCAGCGCGCCTACAAGAAGATCCCCACCAGCGAGGCGGGCCTGAACTACATGGGCATGAACGTGGTTGCCAAAGCGATGGAGCTCGCGGGCACCACCGACGATCCGCAGGCGATCCGCGCGCAGCTCAACGCCGCCGCCAAGGCCCTGCCGCTCGGGAAGACGGTCTACAAGCTGACGGGCGTGACCCCCGGCGGGCACGTGGACGCCGAGTTCATCATCGCCAGCGTGAGGGACGGCAAGTACACCCGCCTGCGCGTGAACAAGGTCTACAAGTAA
- a CDS encoding branched-chain amino acid ABC transporter permease, producing the protein MTLFLQQLFNALALGGVYALVALGLTLVYGVMRVPNFAHGGLYMLGAYFTYAILTGLGIGYVPALLLAAVAVALLAAGLERLVFYPLRNAPHVHAMIAAIGVLFFLEAAVQLIWGPDFKQIAEPVPGILNVGGVVITWQRLLVILASVLVMLGLNFFLKRTLTGATIEAMSQNREGARLVGINVNRVGMLTFAISGALAAAAAALIAPIIAVAPSMGEVMNLKVFAIIILGGMGSVPGAIVGAFLLAFAEVFGGFYINLDFADVIGFAALVLVLAIRPEGLFRRGT; encoded by the coding sequence TTGACCCTCTTCCTGCAACAACTCTTCAACGCCCTCGCGCTGGGCGGCGTGTACGCCCTCGTCGCGCTGGGCCTGACCCTCGTCTACGGCGTGATGCGGGTGCCCAACTTCGCCCACGGCGGCCTGTACATGCTCGGCGCGTACTTCACCTACGCGATCCTCACCGGGCTCGGCATCGGGTACGTTCCCGCGCTGCTCCTCGCGGCGGTGGCGGTCGCCCTGCTCGCGGCGGGGCTGGAGCGGCTGGTGTTCTATCCCCTCCGCAACGCCCCGCACGTCCACGCGATGATCGCGGCCATCGGGGTGCTGTTCTTCCTGGAGGCCGCCGTGCAACTGATCTGGGGCCCCGACTTCAAGCAGATCGCCGAGCCCGTGCCGGGCATCCTGAACGTGGGCGGCGTGGTGATCACGTGGCAGAGGTTGCTCGTGATCCTGGCCTCGGTCCTCGTGATGCTGGGGCTGAACTTCTTCCTCAAGCGCACGCTGACGGGAGCGACCATCGAGGCGATGAGCCAGAACCGCGAGGGCGCGCGGCTCGTCGGCATCAACGTGAACCGGGTCGGGATGCTGACCTTCGCCATCTCGGGGGCCCTGGCCGCCGCCGCCGCCGCCCTCATCGCGCCCATCATCGCGGTCGCTCCCAGCATGGGTGAGGTGATGAACCTCAAGGTCTTCGCCATCATCATCCTGGGCGGGATGGGGAGCGTGCCGGGCGCCATCGTGGGGGCCTTCCTGCTCGCCTTCGCGGAGGTCTTCGGGGGCTTTTACATCAACCTCGACTTCGCGGACGTGATCGGCTTCGCGGCCCTCGTGCTCGTGCTCGCGATCCGGCCCGAGGGGCTCTTCAGGAGGGGCACGTGA
- a CDS encoding branched-chain amino acid ABC transporter permease, translated as MTRGLKVGVWGWVAVFALAALLPLLRPGTYVLDVAINTMIWAMLAYGLNVMLGYTGQLPLAHAGFFGIGAYTVGILTLKGGWNFWLAWPVAVILSALGGLLLGLVAFRTKGDAFAIFTLGVGVIIALIINKWDDLTGGNDGLNGVPPASSLFGIDFSRSANFYYVALAALAVTVLVVARARASVFGRSLVAIRGGEDLARSAGVNVYTHKPRALMLSTAIAGFAGGVYAAYVGFLGSGVTGPTTTFTVLLYLLVGGVGTLAGPLLGTAIIYVALQFMKGLQDYQYIVFGPLLVLLVLFAPQGLAGLWDRAQARRVQARTERAVDHA; from the coding sequence GTGACCCGGGGGTTGAAGGTCGGCGTGTGGGGCTGGGTCGCCGTGTTCGCGCTCGCGGCGCTGCTGCCCCTGCTGCGGCCCGGCACCTACGTCCTCGACGTGGCGATCAACACGATGATCTGGGCGATGCTCGCCTACGGCCTGAACGTGATGCTGGGGTACACGGGGCAACTGCCCCTGGCGCACGCGGGCTTTTTCGGTATCGGGGCGTACACGGTGGGCATCCTGACCCTCAAGGGGGGCTGGAACTTCTGGCTGGCGTGGCCGGTCGCGGTGATCCTCTCCGCGCTCGGCGGGCTGCTGCTCGGCCTCGTCGCCTTCCGCACGAAGGGGGACGCTTTCGCCATCTTCACGCTCGGCGTCGGGGTGATCATCGCCCTGATCATCAACAAGTGGGACGACCTGACGGGCGGCAACGACGGCCTGAACGGGGTGCCGCCCGCCTCCTCCCTCTTCGGGATCGACTTCTCGCGGTCGGCGAACTTCTATTACGTGGCGCTCGCGGCCCTGGCGGTCACGGTGCTCGTCGTCGCGCGGGCGCGGGCCAGCGTCTTCGGGCGCTCGCTCGTCGCCATCCGGGGCGGGGAGGACCTCGCCCGCTCGGCGGGGGTCAACGTCTACACCCACAAGCCGCGCGCGCTGATGCTCTCGACGGCCATCGCGGGCTTCGCGGGCGGGGTGTACGCGGCCTACGTGGGCTTCCTGGGCTCGGGGGTCACCGGGCCGACGACGACCTTCACGGTGCTGCTGTACCTGCTCGTGGGCGGGGTGGGGACGCTCGCGGGGCCGCTGCTCGGCACGGCGATCATCTACGTGGCGCTGCAATTCATGAAGGGACTCCAGGACTACCAGTACATCGTCTTCGGGCCGCTGCTCGTGCTGCTCGTGCTGTTCGCGCCGCAGGGGCTCGCCGGGCTGTGGGACCGGGCCCAGGCGCGGCGGGTCCAGGCCCGCACCGAGAGGGCGGTGGACCATGCTTGA
- a CDS encoding ABC transporter ATP-binding protein: protein MLEVQDLGIRFGGLHAVRDVTASIPAGQITAIIGPNGAGKSTFFNLISGFYQPTSGRIQFQGEDITRLRTHEVVSRGIARTFQTTTIYRELSVLDNAMIGHRVRTRAGLLDALLRTGRERRDEEESRVGAMRALDRVGLARQAGRPAGALTQEGQKRVGIAMALSSDPKLLLLDEPAAGMNPEETVNLMALIRELVSGGLTVTLVEHKMSLVMGLADGIVVLHHGQKIAQGTPAEVSRDPAVVEAYLGGHAHGGQMGQTIIATTTGGPRA from the coding sequence ATGCTTGAGGTTCAGGACCTCGGCATCCGCTTCGGCGGCCTCCACGCCGTGCGCGACGTGACGGCCTCCATTCCGGCGGGGCAGATCACCGCGATCATCGGGCCCAACGGGGCGGGCAAGAGCACCTTCTTCAACCTGATCTCGGGGTTTTACCAGCCGACCTCGGGCCGCATCCAGTTTCAGGGCGAGGACATCACCCGCCTGAGGACCCACGAAGTCGTCTCGCGCGGCATCGCCCGCACCTTCCAGACCACGACGATCTACAGGGAACTCAGCGTCCTCGATAACGCGATGATCGGGCACCGGGTCCGCACCCGCGCCGGGCTCCTCGACGCCCTGCTGCGCACGGGCCGCGAGCGCCGCGACGAGGAGGAAAGCCGGGTCGGGGCGATGCGGGCGCTGGACCGGGTGGGCCTTGCCCGGCAAGCCGGGCGTCCTGCCGGAGCGCTGACCCAGGAGGGCCAGAAGCGCGTCGGAATCGCTATGGCGCTCTCCAGCGACCCCAAACTGCTGCTGCTCGACGAGCCCGCCGCCGGGATGAACCCCGAGGAGACGGTGAACCTGATGGCGCTGATCCGCGAACTCGTCTCCGGTGGGCTGACCGTCACCCTCGTGGAGCACAAGATGAGCCTGGTGATGGGCCTGGCGGACGGGATCGTGGTGCTCCACCACGGCCAGAAGATCGCGCAGGGCACGCCCGCCGAGGTCAGCCGCGACCCCGCCGTGGTCGAGGCGTACCTCGGCGGGCACGCGCACGGGGGCCAGATGGGCCAGACGATCATCGCCACGACCACGGGGGGCCCCCGTGCTTGA
- a CDS encoding ABC transporter ATP-binding protein: protein MLEVRDLSVRYGHFTALHGVNLTVNPGEIVVLLGANGAGKSTLFRTLSGLQRPSGGTATWNGVPLTGGKAEHNVAHGVAQCPEGRLLFPDLSVEKNLRLGAFVHRRDGSGTARELERVYALFPALVEKRAAPAGSLSGGQQQMVAIARSLMARPQLLLLDEPSLGLAPLVVEQVFEAIRRVNQAGVSVLLAEQNAFAALGIAHRGYVLEGGRVSLQGSQGELLGDDRVRSAYLGV, encoded by the coding sequence GTGCTTGAGGTCCGCGACCTGAGCGTGAGGTACGGCCACTTCACCGCCCTGCACGGGGTCAACCTGACGGTGAACCCGGGCGAGATCGTCGTGCTGCTGGGGGCGAACGGGGCGGGCAAGAGCACCCTCTTCCGCACCCTCAGTGGCCTGCAACGTCCGTCGGGGGGCACGGCGACCTGGAACGGCGTGCCGCTCACGGGCGGCAAGGCGGAGCACAACGTCGCGCACGGGGTCGCCCAGTGTCCGGAGGGCCGCCTCCTCTTCCCCGACCTCAGCGTCGAGAAGAACCTGAGATTGGGGGCCTTCGTCCACCGCCGGGACGGAAGCGGAACCGCGCGGGAACTGGAGCGGGTCTACGCGCTCTTTCCCGCCCTCGTCGAGAAACGCGCCGCCCCCGCCGGGAGCCTCTCGGGCGGGCAGCAGCAGATGGTCGCCATCGCCCGCTCCTTGATGGCCCGCCCCCAACTTCTCCTCCTCGACGAGCCCTCGCTCGGCCTCGCCCCCCTCGTGGTGGAGCAGGTGTTCGAGGCGATCCGGCGGGTGAATCAGGCGGGCGTGAGCGTCCTCCTCGCCGAGCAAAACGCCTTCGCCGCGCTCGGCATCGCGCACCGGGGCTACGTGCTCGAAGGCGGGCGCGTGTCGCTCCAGGGTAGCCAGGGCGAGTTGCTGGGCGACGACCGGGTGAGGAGCGCGTACCTGGGCGTGTAG
- the sugE gene encoding quaternary ammonium compound efflux SMR transporter SugE, producing MAWILLVVAGLLEVGWAVGLKYTEGFTRPLPTVLTVISMVASMGLLGLAAKTLPIGTAYGVWVGIGAVGAAILGIVLFKEPATFSRLGFLALMVVAIVGLKATSGH from the coding sequence ATGGCCTGGATTTTGCTTGTCGTCGCGGGGCTCTTGGAAGTCGGCTGGGCCGTCGGCCTCAAGTACACTGAAGGGTTTACCCGTCCCCTGCCCACCGTCCTGACCGTCATCAGCATGGTCGCCAGCATGGGTCTGCTCGGCCTCGCCGCCAAGACCCTGCCCATCGGCACGGCCTACGGCGTCTGGGTCGGCATCGGCGCGGTGGGTGCGGCCATCCTCGGCATCGTCTTGTTCAAGGAGCCCGCCACCTTCTCCCGCCTCGGCTTCCTCGCCCTGATGGTCGTCGCCATCGTGGGCCTCAAGGCGACGAGCGGCCACTGA
- the lon gene encoding endopeptidase La, which translates to MIWELPVVALRNIVILPGITMNVDVGRPKSKRAVDEAQASDRRVLLLTQRDARTDDPTRAELYDMGVLAVVKQVVRMPDNTYQVLVEAQERAQVTGEVPAAYLRVRAETIPTPEAPGEMEAREVQVIAGEVKSAFEEYQRQNKNLRLDNYQLEGLKNLSDPGALADSVAHHATWTPEEKQEVLSATSPRARLEAVLKFLTRDSERFNMDKKIAGRVKEQMDANQREYYLREQMKAISKELGGGEDGPAEVEALREKIEAAGMPETVKDKALKELARLERTPGGSPESTVVRNYIDWLTDVPWSKRDEEILDIGRTRDILDADHYALGDVKDRILEFLAVRQLTHQDGETEEQRKERTAEERIEDGELRAPILCLVGPPGVGKTSLGKSVARSLNRKFVRMALGGVRDEAEIRGHRRTYIGSMPGRIIQAMKTAGVTNPIILLDEIDKMSSDWRGDPSSAMLEVLDPEQNHTFQDHYLEVPYDLSQVMFITTANTLQTIPRPLLDRMEVIQIPGYTQPEKVEIAKRYRVPRQLKSHGLTGKLEITDAALNRIVEEYTAESGVRNLDRQISKLTRKAARELLEKPWEGLRVLDAADIPEYLGVPLHRPDRMEKEPQVGVAQGLAWTSVGGTMLMVEALATPGTGKIVMTGSLGDVMKESVSAAVAYLRAHAHEYGADPEFHKTLDLHVHFPDGATPKDGPSAGITIATAVVSAVTGRPVRLDVAMTGEISLRGRVLPIGGVKEKLLAAHQGGIREVIIPKDNEANLQDVPESIRGELRIHTAERVGEVLDLVLLPAPEAEQPVTIPPSQGRDVTQPGA; encoded by the coding sequence ATGATCTGGGAACTTCCCGTAGTTGCGCTCAGAAACATCGTGATCCTGCCCGGCATCACCATGAACGTCGATGTGGGCCGCCCCAAAAGCAAGCGCGCCGTGGACGAGGCTCAGGCGTCGGATCGCCGCGTCCTGCTGCTCACCCAGCGTGACGCCCGCACCGACGACCCCACCCGCGCCGAGCTGTACGACATGGGCGTGCTGGCCGTCGTCAAGCAGGTCGTGCGGATGCCCGACAACACCTACCAGGTGCTCGTGGAGGCCCAGGAGCGCGCCCAGGTGACGGGTGAGGTGCCCGCCGCCTACCTGCGGGTGCGCGCCGAGACGATCCCCACCCCCGAGGCCCCCGGCGAGATGGAGGCGCGCGAGGTGCAGGTGATCGCGGGCGAGGTCAAGTCGGCCTTCGAGGAGTACCAGCGCCAGAACAAGAACCTGCGGCTGGACAACTACCAGCTCGAGGGCCTGAAGAACCTCTCCGACCCCGGGGCGCTCGCCGATTCTGTCGCGCACCACGCCACCTGGACACCCGAGGAGAAGCAGGAGGTTCTGTCGGCCACGTCCCCGCGTGCCCGCCTGGAGGCGGTGCTGAAGTTCCTGACGCGCGACTCCGAGCGCTTCAACATGGACAAGAAGATCGCGGGCCGCGTCAAGGAGCAGATGGACGCCAACCAGCGCGAGTACTACCTGCGCGAGCAGATGAAGGCGATCTCCAAGGAACTCGGCGGCGGGGAGGACGGACCTGCCGAGGTCGAGGCGCTGCGCGAGAAGATCGAGGCTGCCGGGATGCCCGAGACGGTCAAGGACAAGGCCCTCAAGGAACTCGCCCGCCTGGAGCGCACCCCCGGCGGCAGCCCCGAGAGCACGGTCGTCCGCAACTACATCGACTGGCTCACCGACGTGCCGTGGAGCAAGCGCGACGAGGAGATTCTCGACATCGGGCGCACGCGCGACATCCTCGACGCCGACCACTACGCGCTGGGGGACGTGAAGGACCGCATCCTGGAGTTCCTGGCCGTGCGGCAACTGACGCACCAGGACGGCGAGACCGAAGAGCAGCGCAAGGAGCGCACCGCCGAGGAGCGCATCGAGGACGGCGAGCTGCGCGCCCCGATCCTGTGCCTGGTGGGCCCTCCCGGGGTGGGCAAGACCTCGCTGGGCAAGAGCGTGGCCCGCTCGCTCAACCGCAAGTTCGTCCGCATGGCGCTGGGCGGCGTGCGTGACGAGGCCGAGATTCGCGGCCACCGCCGCACGTACATCGGCTCGATGCCGGGGCGGATCATCCAGGCGATGAAGACGGCGGGCGTGACCAACCCGATCATCCTGCTCGACGAGATCGACAAGATGAGCTCGGACTGGCGCGGCGACCCCAGCAGCGCGATGCTGGAAGTCCTCGACCCCGAGCAGAACCACACCTTCCAGGACCACTACCTGGAGGTGCCCTACGACCTCTCGCAGGTCATGTTCATCACGACGGCGAACACCCTCCAGACCATTCCGCGGCCCCTGCTCGACCGCATGGAAGTCATCCAGATTCCGGGCTACACCCAGCCCGAGAAGGTGGAGATCGCCAAGCGCTACCGGGTGCCCCGGCAGCTCAAGAGCCACGGCCTGACGGGCAAGCTGGAGATCACCGACGCGGCGCTGAACCGGATCGTGGAGGAGTACACCGCCGAGAGCGGCGTGCGCAACCTCGACCGCCAGATCAGCAAGCTGACCCGCAAGGCGGCGCGCGAGCTGCTGGAAAAGCCCTGGGAGGGCCTGCGCGTCCTGGACGCCGCCGACATCCCCGAGTACCTGGGCGTGCCGCTGCACCGCCCCGACCGGATGGAGAAAGAACCCCAGGTCGGCGTTGCGCAGGGCCTGGCGTGGACGAGTGTGGGCGGCACGATGCTGATGGTCGAGGCCCTCGCCACCCCCGGCACGGGCAAGATCGTGATGACGGGCTCCTTGGGTGACGTGATGAAGGAGAGCGTCTCGGCGGCGGTGGCCTACCTGCGGGCGCACGCCCACGAGTACGGCGCGGACCCCGAGTTCCACAAGACGCTCGACCTGCACGTGCACTTCCCCGACGGCGCCACGCCGAAGGACGGCCCCAGCGCGGGCATCACGATTGCCACCGCCGTCGTGAGCGCGGTGACGGGCCGCCCCGTGCGGCTTGACGTGGCAATGACCGGCGAGATCAGCCTGCGCGGGCGGGTGCTTCCCATCGGCGGCGTCAAGGAGAAGCTGCTCGCGGCACACCAGGGCGGCATCCGGGAGGTCATCATCCCGAAGGACAACGAGGCCAACCTTCAGGACGTGCCGGAGAGCATTCGCGGTGAGCTGCGGATTCACACCGCCGAGCGCGTGGGTGAGGTGCTCGACCTCGTGCTCCTGCCCGCCCCCGAGGCCGAGCAGCCTGTCACGATTCCGCCCAGCCAGGGCCGGGACGTGACGCAGCCGGGAGCGTAA